The bacterium genome includes a window with the following:
- a CDS encoding prepilin-type N-terminal cleavage/methylation domain-containing protein — MRREPGFTMIEVIITAVILAIIVLSIAAFFSFELKSWVSGESKAYAVQKARLALNGDIHREVKNPGIIPELRRLRNILKAETSSIVFEKLVDDNPSDTALPDTHTITYSFEKPDPLDPTGHIQRVDQLDPSLGGTTINATIADNILGFSLTYLDIKGDTLPSPPTSLINIRQIKVEIEVDTNQDGKADFSLTSRAMLRNIPLKPSPVI, encoded by the coding sequence ATGAGAAGAGAGCCCGGCTTTACGATGATAGAAGTTATTATCACGGCGGTTATCCTGGCGATTATAGTCTTGAGTATAGCGGCTTTTTTTAGTTTCGAGCTTAAGTCTTGGGTAAGTGGAGAGAGTAAGGCCTATGCGGTCCAGAAGGCCAGGCTGGCTCTGAATGGGGATATTCATAGAGAGGTCAAAAACCCGGGGATCATTCCCGAACTAAGGAGATTACGTAACATTCTTAAAGCCGAGACAAGTTCCATCGTATTCGAAAAATTGGTTGATGATAATCCCTCTGATACTGCTCTCCCCGATACCCATACCATCACATACTCTTTTGAAAAGCCTGATCCATTAGATCCTACCGGGCATATTCAGAGAGTTGACCAATTGGACCCGAGCCTGGGAGGAACTACCATTAATGCTACCATTGCCGACAACATTCTTGGTTTCAGCCTTACCTACCTTGATATTAAGGGCGACACCCTTCCTTCACCGCCGACGAGCCTCATTAACATTCGCCAGATAAAGGTCGAGATCGAGGTGGATACTAACCAAGACGGAAAAGCTGATTTTTCTTTAACCTCTAGGGCAATGCTTCGAAACATCCCGCTAAAACCCTCGCCCGTTATCTAA
- a CDS encoding ATP-binding protein, with protein MEERYRTFIQTIPDIVYEVEAEGRFTFLNNAVRQLGYNPEELMGKHFKEIIHPDDFENVSHLVALPKYKGRITGDEDSPKFFDERRTVERMTKNLEVRLRLKDKEADYCWAELHSFGKWDRPVVEKNKKLLGSIGIIRDITERKKMEERLQREKIQRLESIGVLAGGLAHDFNNILTVILGNIALAKMDLRPGDAVFKRLDQAEKASDKARNLTHQLLTFSRGGAPIKETVFISRLITDSVGFGLAGSNLRCYLSISHDLWPVECDQTQIVQALNNLIVNAREAQPAGGRIEVWAENTEIRLGERPLLAEGKYVKILVRDYGTGISQGYLPHIFDPYFTTKEKRSGLGLAIAHSIIIRHNGEIKVESEPGKGTSFVIFLPASFQEAVIEKEEEIEEPAQGKGKILLMDDEEDILQIIREALETFGYNVETACDGDEAIKLYQKAKEFDQPFDAVILDLVVPGGMGGKETISKLIEIDPKVKVIVASGYSDYPVLADFKDYGFYDTVAKPYRPEKLNRILRRVMKAEGNHSV; from the coding sequence ATGGAAGAAAGATACAGAACCTTTATTCAAACAATCCCGGATATAGTGTATGAGGTTGAGGCCGAAGGAAGATTTACCTTTCTAAATAATGCCGTCAGGCAATTAGGCTATAATCCGGAAGAACTCATGGGGAAACACTTCAAGGAGATAATCCATCCTGATGATTTTGAGAATGTCAGCCACTTGGTGGCCTTACCAAAATACAAGGGAAGAATAACCGGGGATGAAGACTCCCCCAAGTTTTTTGATGAGAGACGGACGGTAGAGAGGATGACTAAAAACCTTGAGGTGCGGCTCCGGTTAAAAGATAAAGAAGCAGATTATTGTTGGGCAGAGCTGCATTCTTTTGGGAAATGGGACAGACCTGTCGTAGAAAAGAATAAGAAGCTGCTCGGAAGTATTGGGATTATCAGAGACATTACTGAGCGCAAGAAGATGGAAGAAAGGCTTCAGCGAGAGAAGATTCAAAGGCTCGAATCTATCGGTGTTCTGGCGGGAGGTCTGGCCCACGATTTTAATAACATCCTGACCGTAATCCTGGGCAATATTGCCCTGGCCAAGATGGATCTAAGGCCTGGAGATGCGGTCTTTAAGAGGTTGGATCAAGCGGAAAAGGCTTCGGATAAAGCCAGAAACCTGACCCACCAACTGCTTACTTTTTCCAGAGGCGGCGCGCCGATCAAGGAGACTGTTTTTATCTCGAGGCTCATTACGGATTCGGTTGGTTTTGGCCTGGCAGGTTCTAATCTTCGGTGCTATTTATCTATCTCCCACGACCTCTGGCCGGTCGAATGTGACCAAACCCAGATTGTTCAGGCCCTTAACAATCTGATCGTCAACGCCAGAGAGGCCCAGCCGGCCGGCGGTAGAATAGAGGTTTGGGCAGAGAATACAGAGATAAGACTGGGAGAAAGACCACTTTTAGCAGAAGGCAAATATGTAAAGATTCTGGTAAGAGACTACGGAACCGGTATCTCGCAAGGATATCTGCCCCATATATTTGACCCCTATTTTACCACCAAAGAGAAAAGAAGTGGCCTGGGACTGGCCATCGCCCATTCTATTATTATCAGACATAATGGAGAGATTAAGGTAGAGTCTGAGCCTGGCAAGGGAACAAGCTTTGTCATCTTCCTCCCGGCCTCTTTCCAAGAGGCGGTGATTGAAAAGGAGGAAGAGATCGAGGAGCCTGCCCAAGGAAAGGGAAAGATCCTTCTCATGGACGACGAAGAAGATATCTTACAGATCATTAGGGAGGCCCTGGAGACCTTTGGATATAATGTAGAGACAGCCTGTGATGGAGATGAAGCCATTAAACTCTACCAAAAGGCCAAAGAATTCGACCAGCCCTTTGATGCGGTTATCTTAGATTTAGTCGTTCCTGGCGGGATGGGAGGGAAAGAGACCATTTCCAAGCTGATCGAGATCGATCCCAAGGTGAAAGTGATTGTAGCCAGCGGCTACTCTGACTATCCAGTGCTGGCCGACTTTAAAGACTACGGTTTTTATGATACGGTCGCTAAGCCATACAGACCGGAAAAACTAAACCGGATTTTACGCCGGGTAATGAAGGCAGAAGGTAACCACTCAGTCTGA
- a CDS encoding diguanylate cyclase — MDIKIKRHLKDFVDSTMWQRTIREILLHKLGSVYCWVGDERGDFIYREKEDHPYCKMIKERAKGSKQCEETFLAALQRIKEERKVAIGPCPAGFLTFNSPIMVDKEMLGVIGCCQVIESEQEREVYQKTARELELKEEEFLAAIEGAPAASLAKLRKEAELVSLLAQASIDLIIAGERLTEENVEIDATRQFYDIFKLNRDLLIDLAPEQFYALVVDLATRAMNSRICSLMVMDEETGDITIKAAVGLEDEIIKRTRLKYGEGIVGHVIKTGAPLLVEDIEKDPRFGIKRSKKKYYTKSLMISPLKIRDKVVGALNINNEATRRAFNENDISSLAKVTGYIGSAVEGMVEYCRAQEEKAAEVAKRVAELEEAKAVAWAEQKQAAVRAEELAGLKAEMERLAAAADEERQKAEEKSVQLAVLQEEMRGLKAQIQTERAKIEQEAAALRAKYAEEVEERVRTETEVLRQKAREETERMAQEIAEYQNKIQEERQRLEEKIKEMQLLERQRDTDQIRFIEEKAKLGDELKQKEARLKEQTDEIKGWEEEAKRASRLFGLEDEITETEKQYEEAPDEETRQIYAESLDRLRQEKEELGQIRAEARELKLLYETIKEIAPMKAPEGILEIVMEKMRPYFDYHLGAYVLEDEGRLIGKIKETCPLDINCRRGVEERLNSAWQKFHPDEKRKIKFSIKESEYEVLGSVTQEEMKSFITAPIKEKGVITGLLDIEHLERNQYTALDRRLIAIIASQTGVATDRARLFAETKKQAERDELTGTYNFRYFDRLLEAEFERARKFNRALSFIMLDFDYLKEINDRYGHEEGNRLIKTIADIVGRQIRAVDYLARFGGDEFGAILPETIKEEAAQVAERIREAIAKHPYAINDKTIPLSASLGVSAFPAPSKKELFERADKALYQAKQEGRNRVNVFREEAG, encoded by the coding sequence ATGGATATAAAGATAAAAAGACACCTGAAGGATTTTGTGGACAGCACTATGTGGCAGAGGACCATCCGGGAGATACTTCTTCACAAGCTGGGTTCGGTTTACTGTTGGGTAGGTGATGAAAGGGGAGACTTTATCTACCGGGAGAAGGAAGATCATCCTTACTGTAAGATGATCAAAGAAAGGGCCAAGGGAAGCAAACAATGTGAAGAGACCTTTCTGGCCGCCTTGCAGAGGATCAAAGAAGAGAGAAAAGTGGCCATCGGTCCATGTCCGGCTGGTTTTCTTACTTTTAACAGTCCCATTATGGTGGATAAAGAGATGCTGGGGGTTATCGGCTGCTGTCAGGTAATCGAATCGGAACAGGAGAGGGAAGTCTATCAAAAGACGGCCAGGGAGTTAGAGCTTAAGGAAGAGGAATTTTTAGCGGCCATTGAGGGCGCTCCGGCGGCTTCTCTGGCTAAGCTAAGGAAAGAGGCGGAATTAGTCAGTCTTTTGGCCCAGGCTTCCATAGACCTTATTATCGCTGGAGAAAGGCTGACGGAAGAAAATGTTGAAATTGATGCCACCAGGCAGTTTTATGACATCTTCAAGCTCAACAGAGACCTGCTCATTGATCTGGCGCCGGAGCAATTCTATGCCCTGGTAGTCGATTTAGCTACCAGGGCCATGAATTCCAGGATCTGTTCCCTAATGGTCATGGATGAAGAAACAGGCGATATTACTATTAAAGCCGCGGTGGGGCTGGAAGATGAAATTATTAAACGCACCAGGTTAAAATATGGTGAGGGGATTGTAGGACATGTGATTAAAACAGGCGCCCCCCTTCTGGTGGAAGATATTGAGAAAGACCCCCGTTTTGGGATCAAAAGGAGTAAGAAGAAGTACTACACCAAATCCCTGATGATATCTCCTCTTAAAATAAGGGATAAGGTGGTGGGGGCCTTGAATATCAACAATGAGGCTACCCGAAGGGCCTTTAATGAAAATGATATAAGTTCTTTGGCTAAGGTGACCGGTTACATTGGATCAGCCGTAGAGGGGATGGTGGAATATTGCCGGGCCCAGGAAGAGAAAGCGGCTGAAGTAGCTAAAAGGGTGGCGGAATTAGAAGAGGCTAAGGCGGTGGCCTGGGCTGAGCAAAAGCAGGCCGCCGTCCGGGCAGAAGAATTGGCCGGGTTAAAGGCCGAGATGGAAAGATTAGCGGCGGCCGCTGATGAAGAAAGGCAAAAGGCGGAAGAGAAGTCCGTCCAATTGGCCGTGCTTCAGGAAGAAATGAGGGGTCTGAAAGCTCAAATTCAAACGGAAAGGGCTAAAATAGAACAAGAGGCGGCTGCCTTAAGGGCCAAATACGCCGAAGAGGTAGAAGAAAGGGTAAGGACGGAAACAGAGGTATTGAGACAGAAGGCCCGGGAAGAAACAGAAAGGATGGCCCAGGAAATCGCTGAATATCAGAATAAAATCCAGGAGGAGAGACAAAGGCTGGAAGAAAAGATTAAAGAAATGCAATTGCTTGAAAGACAAAGAGATACAGACCAAATCCGGTTTATTGAGGAGAAGGCTAAACTGGGAGACGAATTGAAGCAAAAAGAGGCCAGACTCAAAGAACAAACAGATGAAATAAAAGGCTGGGAAGAGGAGGCCAAGCGAGCCTCCAGGCTCTTTGGCCTGGAGGATGAAATCACTGAGACGGAAAAACAATACGAAGAGGCTCCGGATGAGGAAACCAGACAGATCTATGCCGAAAGCTTAGACAGACTTCGGCAGGAGAAAGAGGAATTGGGCCAGATAAGAGCCGAGGCCCGTGAGCTTAAACTTCTCTATGAGACGATCAAAGAGATTGCCCCGATGAAAGCACCAGAGGGGATTTTAGAAATAGTAATGGAAAAGATGAGGCCTTATTTTGACTATCACCTTGGGGCCTATGTTCTGGAGGACGAAGGCCGGCTTATAGGAAAGATAAAGGAAACCTGTCCCCTGGATATAAACTGTCGAAGAGGCGTAGAGGAACGACTCAATAGCGCCTGGCAAAAATTTCATCCTGATGAGAAAAGGAAGATCAAGTTTTCCATTAAAGAAAGTGAATACGAGGTCTTGGGATCCGTTACCCAGGAAGAAATGAAGTCCTTCATTACTGCCCCGATAAAAGAAAAGGGGGTAATCACTGGACTTTTAGATATCGAGCATTTAGAGAGAAATCAATATACGGCCCTGGATCGGAGGTTAATAGCCATTATTGCCAGTCAAACCGGAGTAGCCACCGACCGGGCCAGGCTTTTTGCCGAGACCAAGAAGCAAGCGGAAAGGGATGAGCTGACTGGGACTTACAATTTCCGCTATTTTGACCGTCTATTAGAGGCCGAATTTGAACGGGCCAGGAAATTCAACCGCGCCCTTTCCTTTATTATGTTAGACTTCGATTACTTAAAAGAGATAAACGACCGCTACGGCCATGAAGAAGGAAATCGGCTGATCAAAACCATCGCCGATATTGTCGGTCGGCAAATAAGAGCGGTAGACTATTTAGCCCGCTTTGGGGGAGATGAATTTGGGGCCATCCTCCCGGAAACGATTAAAGAGGAAGCCGCTCAGGTGGCCGAAAGGATTAGAGAGGCCATAGCTAAACATCCTTATGCCATTAATGATAAAACAATCCCTTTGTCAGCCAGCTTAGGCGTATCGGCCTTTCCTGCCCCATCCAAAAAAGAACTTTTTGAAAGAGCCGATAAGGCCTTATATCAAGCCAAACAAGAGGGACGCAACCGGGTTAACGTCTTTAGAGAAGAAGCCGGTTGA
- a CDS encoding DUF6775 family putative metallopeptidase, with protein sequence MPRPSFIHIYNQGASSALNIHLMAQYLREKTGLDVDIRGNLIPTHGDTQKLVAEEFAGAKIVDPQKKGLNPDPLSAEIEYESRLLSAQKPSGLLYDGFCVQEIFRKLIPQIEHNLTHAHIIFTSRLFGTYEDNRYHARIAVFGIPSIISTTGIVEAPAKPREFYLKKELGQDLARLKEEFKGRFIDYDDPRLTEVMKGYVMQALFYHAFGNPFCDDPECRLYNAHWQEEVIKAQLEAEYEFCPLHEQALWEAAN encoded by the coding sequence GTGCCACGACCTTCTTTTATCCACATTTACAACCAAGGGGCCAGTTCGGCTCTAAATATTCATCTCATGGCTCAATACCTTAGAGAGAAAACCGGCCTGGATGTTGATATCCGAGGGAATCTTATTCCCACCCACGGCGACACCCAAAAATTAGTGGCTGAAGAGTTTGCTGGGGCAAAGATTGTTGACCCGCAGAAGAAGGGGCTAAATCCAGACCCGCTGTCGGCTGAGATTGAATATGAATCCAGGCTGCTTTCTGCTCAAAAGCCTTCCGGACTGCTTTATGATGGTTTCTGCGTGCAAGAGATATTTCGCAAGCTGATTCCTCAAATAGAACATAATCTAACCCATGCGCATATCATATTTACTTCCCGGCTCTTTGGGACTTATGAAGACAACCGTTACCATGCCAGGATAGCTGTCTTTGGCATTCCTTCTATTATTTCTACTACCGGAATAGTTGAGGCGCCGGCCAAACCAAGAGAGTTTTACTTAAAAAAGGAGCTGGGGCAGGATCTAGCCAGGCTCAAAGAGGAATTTAAGGGCAGATTTATTGACTATGATGACCCGAGGCTGACTGAGGTGATGAAGGGGTATGTGATGCAGGCCCTTTTCTATCATGCCTTCGGTAATCCTTTTTGTGACGACCCTGAGTGCAGGCTTTACAATGCTCATTGGCAAGAGGAAGTAATCAAAGCCCAGCTTGAGGCCGAATATGAATTCTGTCCCCTTCATGAGCAGGCTTTATGGGAGGCAGCCAATTGA
- a CDS encoding ATP-binding protein, giving the protein MIKDVVLEHKLEKERLLLKDYILREKLDFAKKFLDSTLIKIITGPRRAGKSIFSLLLLKAKNFAYINFDDEAILKIKDYDDLTKSIFEVYPETEIILFDEIQNLQEWELFVNKLQRRGVNLILTGSNARLLNKELSTRLTGRYIPIELLPFDFKEILQAKGFNLKEEDINLARTKARILNYLEDYLKNGGFPEVVVTNLEPKIYLQTLFDATLLRDIVKRYNLRFPQKIYELALYLADNFCNEFSFTRLKNLLEFRSTNTLQNYLKYLEEAYLFFSLNRFSFKMKEIIKTPKKIYLVDNGFILSKASLFSQNLGRLMENLVFIELLRREFRLNESLFYYKTRNNREVDFVIREGLKIKDLIQVSYEISDFKIKDREIRSLVEASKELDCNELLVITWDYENEERFKEKRIRFLPLWKWLLYTK; this is encoded by the coding sequence ATGATAAAAGATGTAGTCTTAGAACACAAATTAGAGAAAGAGAGGCTTCTTTTGAAGGATTATATCTTACGAGAGAAGCTTGATTTTGCTAAAAAATTTTTGGATTCCACCCTGATAAAGATAATCACCGGACCAAGGAGAGCGGGGAAATCTATATTTTCACTTCTGCTCCTTAAGGCTAAAAATTTTGCCTATATAAATTTTGATGATGAAGCCATTTTGAAGATAAAGGATTATGATGATCTCACAAAGTCAATCTTTGAGGTTTATCCTGAGACTGAGATTATTTTATTTGATGAGATTCAAAATCTACAAGAGTGGGAGCTATTTGTAAATAAACTTCAAAGAAGGGGGGTTAATCTAATCTTAACCGGCTCAAATGCCCGACTCCTAAATAAGGAGCTATCTACCCGCTTAACAGGAAGATATATCCCGATAGAACTCCTTCCCTTTGATTTCAAGGAGATTTTGCAGGCTAAAGGTTTTAATCTAAAAGAAGAAGATATTAATCTTGCCAGGACCAAGGCAAGGATTTTAAACTATCTGGAGGATTATCTTAAGAACGGTGGCTTCCCTGAGGTTGTAGTTACAAATTTAGAGCCAAAGATTTACCTTCAGACACTCTTTGATGCAACCCTTCTCAGAGATATAGTTAAAAGATATAATCTTAGATTCCCTCAAAAGATTTATGAATTAGCCCTCTATTTAGCAGATAATTTTTGTAATGAATTCAGTTTCACGAGATTAAAGAATCTCCTGGAGTTTAGAAGCACAAATACACTTCAGAACTATCTAAAATATCTTGAAGAAGCCTATCTATTTTTCTCTTTAAACAGATTCTCCTTCAAAATGAAGGAGATAATTAAAACCCCAAAGAAGATATATCTTGTTGACAATGGTTTTATTCTGTCAAAGGCATCTCTATTTTCACAGAATTTAGGTAGATTGATGGAGAATTTGGTCTTTATAGAGCTTTTAAGAAGGGAATTCCGATTAAACGAGAGCCTCTTTTATTATAAGACAAGAAACAACAGAGAGGTTGATTTTGTTATAAGGGAGGGGCTAAAGATTAAAGATCTAATCCAGGTATCTTATGAGATTAGTGATTTTAAGATAAAAGATAGGGAGATAAGATCATTAGTTGAAGCAAGTAAGGAATTAGATTGTAATGAGCTATTGGTGATTACCTGGGATTATGAGAATGAGGAAAGATTTAAAGAAAAGAGGATTAGATTTCTTCCTTTGTGGAAGTGGCTTTTGTATACAAAATGA
- the nusG gene encoding transcription termination/antitermination protein NusG — protein sequence MAETIIKAAGDNLRMEKSWYVVHTYSGYENKVKNNLERRLKTMGLADKIEDILIPTEEVEEKKGGKKRITTKKFFPGYILVKMVMTDDAWYIVRHTPGVFGFIGQQNKPVPLKEEDVKNILHQIDLGETRVGAKVAFEEGESIKVVEGPFTNFVGEVKEINLKQNKVKVMMNILGRLTPVELEFGQVEKL from the coding sequence ATGGCCGAAACGATAATCAAAGCCGCCGGTGATAATCTAAGGATGGAAAAGTCGTGGTATGTGGTTCATACCTATTCAGGGTATGAGAATAAGGTTAAAAACAATCTGGAACGCCGCTTGAAAACGATGGGGCTGGCCGATAAAATTGAAGATATTCTTATCCCCACGGAAGAAGTTGAAGAAAAAAAAGGGGGCAAGAAAAGGATTACCACCAAGAAATTCTTTCCCGGGTATATCCTGGTCAAAATGGTTATGACAGACGATGCCTGGTATATTGTCCGTCATACGCCTGGTGTCTTTGGTTTTATTGGCCAACAGAATAAACCGGTGCCTCTCAAGGAAGAGGATGTTAAAAATATCCTGCATCAGATTGATTTAGGTGAAACCCGAGTGGGAGCTAAGGTGGCCTTTGAAGAGGGTGAAAGTATTAAAGTGGTGGAAGGGCCTTTTACCAATTTTGTGGGGGAAGTGAAAGAGATCAATCTCAAGCAGAACAAGGTAAAGGTAATGATGAACATCCTGGGTCGTCTCACGCCGGTGGAGCTGGAGTTTGGGCAGGTGGAGAAATTATAA
- the rpmG gene encoding 50S ribosomal protein L33, which produces MREMIIIACTGCKRRNYTTTKNKKKHSEKLELKKFCRFCQAHVLHRETK; this is translated from the coding sequence ATGCGGGAGATGATTATTATTGCTTGCACTGGATGCAAGAGGAGAAATTATACCACGACGAAAAATAAAAAAAAGCATAGTGAGAAGTTAGAGCTGAAGAAGTTTTGTAGATTCTGTCAAGCCCACGTTCTCCATCGGGAAACAAAGTAA
- the rplK gene encoding 50S ribosomal protein L11 yields MAKKKVVKEIKLQIPAGRANPAPPVGPALGQEGVNIMEFCRAFNERTSKQEGMIIPAVISIYEDRSFTFELKTPPAAVLLKKAAAVEKGSSDPNRNKVGKVPRSEVEKIAKIKMPDLNAINLEGAMQQVMGTARSMGIEVEG; encoded by the coding sequence ATGGCTAAGAAGAAAGTAGTTAAAGAGATTAAGCTTCAGATTCCGGCGGGAAGGGCTAATCCGGCACCTCCGGTTGGTCCGGCGCTGGGACAGGAGGGGGTAAATATCATGGAATTCTGCCGGGCCTTTAATGAACGCACCTCGAAACAAGAAGGTATGATTATCCCCGCCGTTATCAGTATCTATGAAGACAGGTCTTTTACCTTTGAATTAAAGACCCCGCCTGCCGCCGTTCTCTTAAAAAAGGCCGCGGCGGTTGAAAAGGGTTCTTCCGACCCCAATCGAAATAAGGTGGGTAAAGTGCCCCGCTCAGAGGTAGAGAAGATTGCCAAAATAAAGATGCCAGATCTTAATGCCATTAACCTTGAGGGGGCTATGCAGCAAGTCATGGGAACGGCCAGGTCAATGGGGATTGAGGTGGAAGGGTAG
- a CDS encoding FxLYD domain-containing protein, whose protein sequence is MPLFIVAVAFLCLLGASPTWAEEKFYLNSIEYLQAEPEGDKLGQLFQGIELEKLSEKGDWAEVRLTGWLKTSWLSTQSPQTRKYKPPLEIINLEDRFSDYGDYIHILGEVKNQGPQDYKFLLVTVTFYDQDKKIVDTTTTLISSLKKGEVRPFKTISKNHETIKIYKAKVEPVN, encoded by the coding sequence ATGCCCTTATTTATTGTGGCAGTAGCCTTTCTTTGTTTATTAGGAGCGTCTCCTACCTGGGCTGAGGAGAAATTTTACCTGAATTCTATCGAATATCTTCAGGCTGAACCAGAAGGCGATAAACTGGGTCAGCTCTTTCAAGGTATTGAGCTGGAAAAGCTAAGCGAAAAAGGAGATTGGGCGGAAGTTCGTCTAACCGGCTGGCTTAAAACCAGTTGGCTATCTACCCAGTCGCCCCAGACCAGAAAATATAAACCGCCTTTAGAGATTATAAATCTTGAGGACCGTTTTTCAGATTATGGTGATTATATTCATATCTTAGGGGAAGTGAAGAATCAGGGACCCCAGGACTATAAGTTTTTGCTGGTGACGGTTACTTTTTACGATCAAGACAAAAAGATAGTGGATACCACCACTACACTTATCTCCTCTTTGAAGAAAGGAGAGGTAAGACCCTTCAAGACTATATCTAAGAATCACGAAACAATAAAGATTTATAAGGCGAAGGTGGAACCGGTTAATTAA
- a CDS encoding Rpn family recombination-promoting nuclease/putative transposase codes for MKHVSRQSYEENAGSIHIGSRISNCESRIYFCNRFFKEVFTRRDTAKEFFLNYLPDNVVRWLDLDSLEYAKGSFIDKHLAE; via the coding sequence ATGAAACATGTTTCCCGTCAAAGTTATGAAGAAAATGCCGGAAGCATTCATATCGGATCGCGAATCTCGAATTGCGAATCGCGAATCTATTTTTGTAACCGTTTTTTCAAAGAGGTCTTTACTCGCCGGGACACGGCGAAGGAATTCTTCCTGAATTATCTGCCTGATAATGTCGTCAGGTGGCTCGATCTGGATTCCTTGGAATATGCCAAAGGATCATTCATAGACAAGCACCTGGCGGAGTAG
- the secE gene encoding preprotein translocase subunit SecE, translating to MKEKIDRLKKFLKEVWLEVTPSHGKVAWPSRKMIVGSTTVVFIAVAIISVYIGLVDVILSKTINFIISR from the coding sequence ATGAAAGAAAAGATAGATAGGTTAAAGAAGTTTTTAAAGGAAGTCTGGTTGGAAGTAACCCCTTCTCATGGCAAGGTGGCCTGGCCTTCTCGAAAAATGATCGTGGGGTCAACTACTGTTGTCTTTATTGCCGTGGCGATCATCAGTGTTTATATCGGTCTGGTAGATGTCATTCTATCCAAGACCATAAATTTTATTATTAGCAGGTGA
- a CDS encoding sigma-54 dependent transcriptional regulator yields the protein MNRQALNKDGGEIKERLRCWEFYDCDKIECPAYQNKDLPCWLVSGTHCRNEIQGKFYDKLEECVKCRVFLSEMDGEEGRQVVEKVVSSLHSMVAKLEEEEEHLKLENIYLKKRLSKEYAPDLVVGANKQMEQIYSLITKVAVTDSTVLLTGETGTGKGLFARAVHYHSPRSSQPFVPVNCSTLSESLLESELFGHVKGAFTSATSDKHGLFELANKGTFFFDEIGDISLAIQGKLLEVLQDKTTKRVGGTKPVKVDVRIIAATNKDIEAHVKEGRFREDLFYRLNVFPIHLPALRERKEDIPALAEYFLEKFNRERKKGAKGIHKKALKKLIEYEWPGNIREFENVIERAVILAEEDLIRLEHLPIYIKGKREGTAAVEEKEVIKTLDELEREHILRVLKLTSNKRSEVAKLLGIDRKTLYRKIKVYKLETAGHNVLPVA from the coding sequence TTGAATAGACAGGCACTTAACAAAGATGGTGGAGAGATCAAAGAGAGGCTCAGGTGCTGGGAGTTTTATGATTGTGATAAAATAGAATGCCCTGCTTACCAAAATAAAGACCTTCCTTGTTGGCTTGTCTCAGGAACCCATTGTCGGAATGAAATCCAGGGTAAGTTCTACGATAAGCTTGAAGAGTGCGTTAAGTGCAGGGTCTTTCTTTCAGAAATGGATGGGGAAGAAGGCAGACAGGTCGTAGAAAAGGTGGTTAGTTCCCTCCATTCAATGGTGGCCAAACTGGAGGAGGAAGAAGAGCATCTGAAGTTAGAGAATATTTATCTAAAGAAAAGACTATCTAAAGAATATGCGCCCGATCTGGTGGTGGGAGCCAATAAGCAAATGGAACAAATCTATAGTTTAATCACTAAAGTAGCCGTGACTGACTCGACCGTCCTGCTTACAGGTGAGACAGGTACGGGTAAAGGCCTCTTTGCCAGGGCCGTCCACTATCATTCACCAAGATCAAGCCAGCCCTTTGTGCCCGTAAACTGTAGCACCCTGAGCGAAAGCCTCCTTGAATCCGAATTGTTCGGCCATGTAAAAGGGGCATTTACCAGCGCTACTTCTGATAAACATGGTCTATTCGAGCTGGCCAATAAGGGCACCTTCTTCTTTGATGAAATAGGCGATATTTCTCTGGCCATTCAGGGCAAATTGCTTGAAGTCCTCCAGGATAAAACTACAAAAAGGGTAGGGGGAACAAAGCCTGTAAAGGTAGATGTGAGGATAATCGCCGCGACCAACAAGGATATTGAAGCCCACGTGAAAGAAGGCCGGTTTCGGGAAGACCTCTTTTATCGATTAAATGTCTTCCCCATCCATCTGCCGGCTTTAAGAGAACGCAAAGAAGATATCCCCGCCCTGGCGGAATATTTTTTAGAAAAATTTAACCGGGAAAGAAAGAAGGGCGCCAAAGGTATTCATAAGAAGGCATTAAAAAAGCTGATAGAATATGAATGGCCTGGCAATATCCGTGAATTTGAAAATGTTATTGAACGGGCGGTAATCTTAGCGGAGGAAGATCTTATCAGGCTTGAACACTTACCTATCTATATTAAAGGAAAAAGAGAAGGAACGGCCGCCGTTGAAGAGAAAGAAGTGATAAAAACCCTGGACGAATTAGAGAGAGAGCATATCTTAAGGGTGCTTAAGCTCACTTCCAACAAAAGGTCTGAAGTAGCTAAATTGTTGGGTATAGACCGAAAAACCCTTTATCGAAAGATAAAGGTATATAAGTTAGAAACAGCGGGGCATAATGTCCTACCTGTAGCATAA